A portion of the Achromobacter sp. MFA1 R4 genome contains these proteins:
- a CDS encoding YihY family inner membrane protein, with amino-acid sequence MNRPAEPAAATPAVTKRSTSRFSWVARSGRVFVFVVQRANEEKLLQVASSLTFTTVLAIVPMLAVVLSLFTAFPVFQEFRVALEDFLTTSLMPPSVSDNIMDYLNQFAHQASRLTAIGGAFLLVTSLLLIMTIDQAFNDIWRVSRQRPLPQRALVYWAIITLGPVLAGGSLWATSFVARESLGLIKDVPEVVSVAISFIPLVLTGLGFAALFVVVPNRDVLWRDALIGGSVTAIVLEIMKSAFAFYLTRFPTYTVIYGAFATLPIFLLWIYLSWLAVLLGATLASSAPLIRLGRWHINRYPGASFVDALAALRALRKAQLSTPGGVAANTLASQLRLHQDELNEVLETLSAMGLVTRSPEDNWMLTCDARTTSMAPVVDRFLIDRSQPRVRNDPDILRVASSVISPQTTPTLEELCGEAQNTDNDVAPVLLQLGANKK; translated from the coding sequence ATGAATCGCCCCGCCGAGCCCGCCGCCGCTACGCCGGCGGTCACCAAACGATCGACCTCGCGCTTTTCATGGGTCGCGAGGTCCGGACGCGTATTTGTCTTTGTTGTGCAGCGCGCCAACGAAGAGAAATTGCTCCAGGTGGCGTCCAGCCTCACTTTCACCACCGTCCTGGCAATCGTCCCCATGCTGGCGGTGGTGCTGTCGCTGTTCACCGCCTTTCCCGTTTTCCAGGAATTCCGGGTCGCTCTCGAGGACTTCCTCACCACCAGCCTGATGCCCCCGTCCGTCTCGGACAACATCATGGACTACCTGAACCAGTTTGCGCACCAGGCATCGCGCCTGACCGCCATCGGCGGCGCCTTCCTGCTGGTCACGTCGCTGCTGCTGATCATGACGATCGACCAGGCCTTCAATGACATCTGGCGCGTCTCGCGCCAGCGCCCCTTGCCACAGCGGGCGCTCGTGTACTGGGCCATCATCACGCTTGGACCGGTCCTGGCCGGCGGCAGCCTTTGGGCCACCTCGTTCGTGGCCCGCGAATCGCTGGGGCTCATCAAGGACGTGCCTGAGGTGGTCAGCGTGGCCATCTCTTTCATCCCGCTGGTACTCACGGGACTGGGCTTCGCGGCGCTCTTCGTCGTCGTGCCGAACCGCGATGTACTGTGGCGCGACGCGCTCATCGGCGGCAGCGTCACGGCCATCGTGCTGGAAATCATGAAGTCGGCGTTCGCCTTTTACCTGACGCGGTTTCCCACGTACACGGTCATCTACGGCGCCTTTGCGACCCTCCCCATCTTCCTGCTGTGGATCTACCTGTCCTGGCTGGCGGTCCTGCTGGGCGCCACGCTCGCCTCCAGCGCCCCCCTGATCCGGCTGGGACGCTGGCACATCAACCGCTATCCCGGCGCCTCGTTCGTGGACGCGCTGGCCGCCCTGCGCGCGTTGCGCAAGGCACAGCTGTCGACCCCGGGCGGCGTGGCCGCAAACACGCTGGCCTCGCAGCTGCGCCTGCACCAGGACGAGCTCAATGAAGTCCTGGAGACGCTGAGCGCCATGGGCTTGGTGACCCGCAGCCCCGAAGACAACTGGATGCTGACCTGCGACGCCCGCACGACCTCGATGGCGCCGGTCGTGGACCGCTTTCTGATCGACCGCAGCCAGCCCCGCGTGCGCAATGATCCCGACATCCTGCGCGTCGCCTCGTCCGTGATTTCGCCGCAAACCACGCCAACGCTGGAAGAACTCTGCGGAGAAGCGCAAAATACCGACAATGACGTCGCACCCGTGCTGCTGCAACTGGGCGCGAACAAGAAATAG
- a CDS encoding response regulator transcription factor yields MPGADGLLCIGLLEDDADFREELALGLGGYGFRVAFACDNAVAFYRRLQEQPCDIVILDAHLPGEDGFSVATRLRALSPVGIVMLTGRSALEDRVRGLEGGADVYMTKPVDLLELSSVIRSLARRMRLAKAPRPADAETRASADTNWSLQDGGWILVAPDGASLHLSAQERTFLVALMDAAGSAVSRQALAELFLPDSPGGFELRRIDVLVSRLRAKAQSAGLKLPVLSVRGQGYVFAA; encoded by the coding sequence ATGCCTGGTGCAGATGGTTTGCTTTGTATCGGCCTGCTTGAGGACGATGCCGATTTCCGCGAGGAATTGGCGCTGGGCCTGGGCGGCTACGGCTTTCGCGTGGCGTTCGCCTGTGACAATGCAGTGGCGTTTTATCGCCGGTTGCAGGAGCAGCCGTGCGACATCGTCATTCTGGACGCCCATCTTCCCGGCGAGGACGGTTTTTCCGTCGCCACGCGCCTGCGCGCCTTGAGCCCGGTGGGCATTGTCATGTTGACGGGCCGCAGCGCCCTCGAGGACCGCGTTCGCGGGCTGGAAGGCGGCGCCGACGTCTATATGACCAAGCCTGTGGACCTGCTTGAACTCAGTTCGGTCATACGCAGCCTCGCGCGCCGGATGCGCCTGGCAAAGGCGCCGCGGCCGGCCGATGCCGAGACGCGCGCGTCGGCGGACACGAACTGGTCCCTGCAGGACGGCGGCTGGATTCTTGTCGCCCCGGACGGCGCTTCGCTGCACCTGAGCGCGCAGGAACGGACGTTCCTGGTGGCTTTGATGGATGCCGCCGGCAGCGCGGTCAGCCGCCAGGCGCTGGCCGAACTCTTTTTGCCGGACAGCCCGGGCGGTTTTGAATTGCGGCGCATCGACGTGCTGGTGAGCCGGTTGCGCGCCAAGGCGCAAAGCGCCGGCCTCAAGCTGCCGGTGCTGTCCGTGCGCGGCCAGGGCTACGTGTTCGCCGCATGA
- a CDS encoding DUF2069 domain-containing protein, giving the protein MNPELNPRLRLLASVSLFALIVLCVAWETVVAPVRPGGSWMLLKALPLAFPLRGIVRGNLYTYQWASMLSLLYLMEGVVRAMSDPAPLSVLMAWGEILLSTTFFLSAIFYVRPAKRAARSQRA; this is encoded by the coding sequence ATGAACCCCGAACTCAACCCCCGCTTGCGTCTGCTGGCCTCGGTGTCGTTGTTTGCCCTGATCGTGCTGTGCGTCGCCTGGGAAACCGTGGTGGCGCCCGTACGGCCAGGCGGATCCTGGATGCTGCTCAAGGCCCTGCCGCTGGCCTTCCCGTTGCGCGGCATCGTGCGCGGCAATCTCTATACCTATCAATGGGCGTCGATGCTGTCGCTGCTCTACCTGATGGAAGGCGTGGTCCGCGCCATGTCCGATCCGGCGCCCCTGTCCGTCCTGATGGCGTGGGGCGAGATACTGCTGTCGACCACCTTTTTCCTCAGCGCCATTTTCTATGTGCGTCCAGCCAAACGCGCCGCCCGGAGTCAACGCGCATGA
- a CDS encoding homoserine kinase has translation MAVFTSVSDDDARALLAHFDLGELVSLRGITAGIENTNYFLYTTRGEYVLTLFEVLTHAQLPFYIELMYHLAERGIPVPQPQTLRDGTRLTTLHGKPCAIVSRLPGGYEPAPGPAHCALAGATLARAHVAAQDFPIRQPNLRGLSWWLETAPKVMPFLSPAQAELLTAELAAQQAVTSTPAWQALQTGPAHCDLFRDNVLFAGTFEDPLMGGIIDFYFAGCDTWLFDVAVSVNDWCIERDTGEFVPELVQAWLKAYASVRPFTDAEREVWPLMLRAAALRFWLSRLYDFYLPRPAQTLKPHDPRHFERVLQARHRSALPTLP, from the coding sequence ATGGCCGTATTCACCTCTGTATCCGACGACGACGCGCGCGCCCTGCTGGCGCATTTCGATCTGGGCGAGCTCGTCTCGCTTCGAGGCATTACGGCGGGTATCGAGAACACCAACTATTTTCTTTACACGACGCGCGGCGAATACGTGCTGACGCTGTTCGAGGTGCTGACGCATGCCCAACTGCCGTTCTACATCGAGCTGATGTACCACCTGGCGGAACGCGGCATCCCCGTGCCCCAGCCCCAGACATTGCGCGACGGCACCCGGCTGACCACCCTGCACGGCAAGCCCTGCGCCATCGTGTCTCGCCTGCCCGGCGGCTACGAGCCGGCCCCCGGTCCCGCCCACTGCGCGCTGGCCGGCGCCACCCTGGCGCGCGCCCACGTGGCGGCGCAGGACTTTCCGATCCGCCAGCCCAACCTGCGCGGGCTGTCCTGGTGGCTCGAAACCGCCCCCAAGGTCATGCCCTTTCTCAGCCCGGCGCAGGCCGAGCTGCTGACGGCCGAACTGGCCGCGCAGCAGGCCGTTACCTCGACCCCCGCCTGGCAGGCCCTGCAGACGGGACCGGCACACTGCGACCTGTTCCGCGACAACGTCCTTTTCGCCGGCACGTTCGAGGATCCGCTCATGGGCGGCATCATCGACTTCTACTTCGCGGGCTGCGACACCTGGCTTTTCGACGTGGCCGTGAGCGTCAACGACTGGTGCATCGAGCGCGACACCGGCGAATTCGTCCCTGAATTGGTGCAGGCCTGGCTAAAGGCTTACGCCTCCGTGCGCCCATTCACCGACGCCGAGCGGGAAGTTTGGCCGCTGATGCTGCGCGCGGCCGCCCTGCGCTTCTGGCTGTCCCGCCTGTATGACTTCTACCTGCCGCGGCCGGCCCAGACCCTCAAGCCGCACGACCCGCGCCATTTCGAACGAGTGTTGCAAGCACGCCACCGCTCGGCCTTGCCAACCTTGCCGTAA
- a CDS encoding CBS domain-containing protein has translation MLKVSEILRVKGDTLYTASPDMPVAQAVQTMSEQDIGSLVIMEFGTLTGMLTFREIIRHMHAHGGAGDTTIRSIMDDAPVSVSPNTSADEVQRLMLEKHARYIPVMDGPTLMGVISFYDMAQAIVAAQQFENNMLKAYIRDWPAESAEPAKS, from the coding sequence ATGTTGAAGGTCAGTGAGATTTTGCGCGTCAAGGGCGACACGCTCTATACGGCGTCGCCCGACATGCCCGTGGCGCAGGCCGTGCAGACCATGAGCGAGCAGGACATAGGCTCGTTGGTCATCATGGAATTCGGCACCCTGACCGGCATGCTCACGTTCCGCGAGATCATCCGCCACATGCATGCGCATGGCGGGGCCGGCGATACGACCATCCGTTCGATCATGGACGACGCCCCGGTCAGCGTGTCGCCCAACACCAGCGCCGACGAAGTGCAGCGCCTGATGCTGGAAAAACACGCGCGCTACATCCCCGTGATGGACGGTCCCACGCTGATGGGCGTGATTTCCTTCTATGACATGGCGCAGGCGATCGTCGCCGCCCAGCAGTTCGAAAACAACATGCTCAAGGCGTATATCCGCGACTGGCCCGCCGAAAGCGCCGAACCCGCCAAGTCCTGA
- a CDS encoding BPSS1780 family membrane protein yields MQAAFLPATSGWLWVRDGFRLFRKQPLAMFTWAMAISLLVVFASATPPVGPMLVVALMPIITLMTLSACKHVEADRVMLPSMWGKPLKQPGVFRKLFLMGALYAGLCLVTGLLIFLPFSDAMMEGIRIASVEQSVEPILSAMALPLMLFAICYVVIAALFWHAPVLVAWHGLRLTQALFFSGIACWRNKLPFLVYGACWIMVFLFIDLCAGLLVAIGLSPQLAGTLQIPFNIAAGGVLYCSFYPAYTSVFGIHSAGTHFDNGNSAQA; encoded by the coding sequence ATGCAAGCAGCATTTCTACCCGCGACGTCCGGCTGGCTTTGGGTCCGCGACGGTTTCCGTCTGTTCCGCAAGCAACCCCTGGCCATGTTCACCTGGGCCATGGCCATCAGCCTGCTGGTCGTCTTTGCGTCCGCTACCCCGCCAGTGGGTCCGATGCTGGTCGTGGCCCTGATGCCCATCATCACCCTGATGACGCTGTCGGCGTGCAAGCACGTAGAGGCCGATCGCGTCATGCTGCCGTCCATGTGGGGCAAACCGCTCAAGCAGCCGGGCGTTTTCCGCAAGCTGTTTCTCATGGGCGCGCTTTATGCGGGGCTGTGCCTGGTGACGGGCCTGCTCATCTTCCTGCCTTTCTCCGACGCCATGATGGAGGGCATACGCATCGCCTCGGTCGAGCAAAGCGTGGAGCCCATCCTGTCGGCCATGGCCTTGCCGCTCATGCTCTTCGCGATCTGCTATGTGGTGATCGCGGCGTTGTTCTGGCATGCGCCCGTGCTGGTGGCCTGGCACGGCCTGCGCCTGACCCAGGCCCTGTTCTTTTCGGGCATCGCGTGCTGGCGCAACAAGCTGCCGTTCCTGGTCTACGGCGCCTGCTGGATCATGGTGTTCCTCTTCATCGACCTGTGCGCCGGGTTACTGGTCGCCATCGGTTTGTCGCCGCAGTTGGCGGGCACCCTGCAGATTCCATTCAACATTGCGGCGGGTGGCGTCCTTTACTGCAGCTTCTATCCGGCGTACACCTCCGTGTTCGGCATCCATAGCGCCGGCACGCATTTCGACAACGGCAACAGCGCGCAGGCATAG
- a CDS encoding YdiU family protein — translation MKNAQSLSELNAVNSFAALPEAFYTRLAAQGLNNPRLLHANHEAAALIGLDAAVLSTAEFLEVFSGSRPLPGGDTLAAVYSGHQFGVWAGQLGDGRAHLLGEVEGPEGAWELQLKGSGMTPYSRMGDGRAVLRSSVREYLAGEAMHGLGVPTTRALALVVSDDPVMRETVETAAIVTRMSPSFVRFGSFEHWSSRRQPDLLKTLADYVIDRYYPQCREAQAGETPSETAPYVNLLQEVTRRTALLMADWQAVGFCHGVMNTDNMSILGLTLDYGPYGFMDGFRLGHICNHSDSEGRYSWNRQPSVALWNLYRLGGSLHMLVQDADALRAVLDQFEAIFTRAFHDRMGAKMGLAAWVPDDEALLDDLLKLMDANQADFTLTWRRLADALQGRRSAFEDLFIDRPAAGAWLDRLLARHAQQGRPVAETAAAMNRVNPLYVLRNHLAENAIRAAKMGDPGEIDTLLKLLRNPYVAQDGYERYAGLPPDWASGIEVSCSS, via the coding sequence ATGAAGAATGCCCAATCGCTGTCCGAACTGAATGCCGTCAACTCGTTTGCGGCCTTGCCCGAGGCCTTCTATACCCGGCTGGCAGCCCAAGGGCTGAACAACCCCAGGCTGTTGCACGCCAATCATGAGGCGGCCGCCCTGATCGGTCTGGATGCCGCGGTGCTGTCCACCGCGGAATTCCTGGAGGTGTTTTCCGGCAGCCGTCCGTTGCCGGGCGGAGACACGCTTGCCGCCGTTTACAGCGGTCACCAATTCGGCGTCTGGGCGGGCCAACTGGGCGATGGACGCGCGCACCTGCTGGGAGAGGTGGAGGGGCCCGAAGGCGCATGGGAATTGCAGCTCAAGGGTTCCGGCATGACTCCCTATTCCCGGATGGGGGATGGCCGGGCGGTGCTGCGTTCCTCCGTGCGCGAATATCTGGCCGGAGAAGCCATGCACGGTTTGGGGGTGCCGACCACGCGGGCGCTGGCGCTGGTGGTGTCCGACGATCCGGTCATGCGGGAAACCGTCGAAACCGCCGCGATCGTGACGCGGATGTCGCCCAGCTTCGTCAGGTTCGGCTCGTTCGAGCACTGGTCGTCGCGGCGCCAGCCCGACCTGCTCAAGACGTTGGCCGATTATGTGATTGATCGGTACTACCCGCAGTGCCGCGAGGCGCAGGCGGGGGAAACTCCCTCTGAAACCGCGCCCTACGTGAATCTGCTGCAGGAAGTCACGCGCCGCACGGCGCTGCTGATGGCCGATTGGCAGGCCGTGGGGTTTTGCCATGGCGTCATGAATACCGACAATATGTCCATCCTGGGGCTGACACTGGATTACGGTCCCTACGGTTTCATGGACGGTTTTCGGTTGGGACATATCTGTAATCACTCGGACTCCGAGGGGCGGTATTCCTGGAATCGCCAGCCGTCCGTGGCGCTCTGGAATCTTTACCGGCTGGGCGGCAGTCTGCATATGCTGGTGCAGGACGCCGATGCCTTGCGCGCGGTGCTGGACCAGTTCGAAGCCATTTTCACGCGCGCTTTCCACGACAGGATGGGCGCCAAGATGGGACTGGCGGCCTGGGTGCCCGACGACGAGGCGCTGCTGGACGATCTGCTGAAACTGATGGATGCCAACCAGGCCGATTTCACCCTGACCTGGCGCCGGCTGGCCGATGCATTGCAGGGCCGGCGCAGCGCGTTCGAAGATCTGTTTATCGATCGCCCCGCGGCTGGCGCCTGGCTGGATCGGCTGCTGGCCCGCCACGCGCAGCAAGGTCGGCCCGTGGCCGAAACCGCCGCCGCCATGAATCGCGTCAATCCCCTTTATGTCCTGCGCAATCACCTCGCCGAGAACGCGATCCGCGCTGCCAAAATGGGGGATCCCGGTGAAATCGATACGCTGCTTAAACTACTGCGTAACCCTTATGTCGCCCAGGACGGTTATGAACGGTATGCGGGTTTGCCGCCGGATTGGGCCAGCGGAATCGAAGTGAGCTGTTCTTCCTGA
- the dusA gene encoding tRNA dihydrouridine(20/20a) synthase DusA: protein MIDVTDRHCRYFHRLLAPRARLYTEMITTGALLHGNVARHLEFDEAEHPVALQLGGSEPDALAHSAKLGKQWGYDEINLNCGCPSERVQKGAFGACLMAEPALVADCMKAMQDAVDIPVTVKHRLGLDYDESYEFVRDFVGKIYDTGCRVFIAHARNAVLKGLSPKDNREIPPLRYDVVAQLKRDFPDCTFVLNGGLADAGQSVSAAQTFDGVMLGRAAWHTPRVLSEVSLQLWPSVRLPSDAQVVDAMTEYAARQVAKGVPLRVMTRPMLGLVNGQSGARRWRRMLSDPALLAANNPELIYDAWRSQRHAPGSGAHDAAREAAPAGM from the coding sequence ATGATCGACGTCACCGACCGCCACTGCCGTTACTTTCACCGGCTGCTGGCGCCACGCGCTCGCCTGTACACCGAAATGATCACTACGGGGGCGCTGCTGCACGGCAACGTCGCGCGCCACCTGGAGTTCGACGAGGCCGAGCATCCCGTGGCCTTGCAACTGGGCGGCAGCGAGCCCGATGCGCTGGCCCACTCGGCCAAGCTGGGCAAGCAATGGGGCTATGACGAAATCAACCTGAATTGCGGCTGCCCGTCCGAGCGCGTGCAGAAGGGCGCGTTTGGCGCCTGCCTGATGGCCGAGCCGGCGCTGGTGGCGGACTGCATGAAGGCCATGCAGGATGCCGTGGACATTCCCGTCACGGTCAAGCACCGTCTGGGACTGGACTACGACGAATCCTATGAATTCGTGCGGGATTTCGTGGGCAAGATCTATGACACCGGCTGCCGCGTCTTCATCGCGCACGCCCGCAACGCGGTGCTCAAGGGCCTGTCGCCCAAGGACAACCGCGAGATTCCGCCGCTGCGTTATGACGTGGTCGCGCAGCTCAAGCGTGATTTTCCGGATTGCACCTTCGTGCTCAATGGCGGGCTGGCCGATGCCGGGCAGTCCGTGAGCGCCGCCCAGACCTTTGACGGGGTGATGCTGGGACGCGCCGCCTGGCACACGCCGCGCGTGCTGTCGGAAGTGTCGTTGCAGTTGTGGCCGTCGGTGCGGCTGCCCAGCGACGCGCAGGTCGTGGACGCCATGACGGAATACGCCGCCCGCCAGGTCGCCAAGGGCGTGCCGCTGCGGGTGATGACCCGTCCGATGCTGGGCTTGGTGAACGGCCAGTCGGGCGCGCGCCGTTGGCGCCGGATGCTGTCGGACCCGGCCCTGCTGGCCGCGAACAATCCGGAACTGATCTACGACGCGTGGCGCAGCCAACGCCATGCGCCGGGCTCAGGCGCGCACGACGCCGCGCGCGAGGCCGCGCCGGCCGGGATGTGA
- a CDS encoding type II secretion system F family protein: MWLYLGMFAAAAGTGWLAWVLLKPLLAQEPEAARAMPWWWRAAWPWIAAVAPLAGPLCSWRWRSRLTRLIEQAALPAGVGYAHIVALCGSAAIAAGGMGAAAAAALAPAGSIVWMPGVSAAGLAAGIAPALWLKGLGTKRRLAIERDLPFVFDMMTLCVEAGLGVQGALQLAAQSGPPGVLRDALGDALAEMRAGVSRIAAIKALADRSNSPLARNWAAALAQAEALGASLGPVLRAQAAQCRSERHMRAEQLAMQAPVKMLLPLIGCIFPCTFIVLAFPIAVQLLQSVQ, encoded by the coding sequence ATGTGGCTTTATCTGGGCATGTTCGCGGCGGCGGCGGGGACGGGCTGGCTTGCCTGGGTGCTGTTGAAACCCTTGTTGGCGCAGGAACCGGAAGCTGCCCGCGCCATGCCGTGGTGGTGGCGGGCGGCGTGGCCCTGGATCGCGGCGGTGGCGCCGCTGGCGGGGCCGCTGTGCTCCTGGCGCTGGCGGTCGCGGCTGACACGGCTGATCGAACAGGCCGCCTTGCCGGCGGGCGTCGGCTACGCGCACATCGTGGCGCTGTGTGGCAGCGCTGCCATCGCCGCCGGCGGCATGGGGGCGGCCGCCGCCGCGGCGCTGGCGCCTGCCGGGAGCATCGTGTGGATGCCTGGGGTGAGCGCCGCGGGGTTGGCAGCCGGAATCGCGCCGGCGCTGTGGCTCAAGGGGCTGGGCACGAAGCGGCGGCTTGCCATCGAACGGGACCTGCCTTTCGTGTTCGACATGATGACGCTCTGCGTCGAAGCCGGTTTGGGCGTGCAGGGCGCACTGCAATTGGCCGCCCAGAGCGGGCCGCCCGGGGTATTGCGCGATGCGCTCGGAGATGCATTGGCCGAGATGCGCGCCGGCGTGTCCAGAATCGCCGCGATCAAGGCGCTTGCCGACCGGAGCAACAGCCCGCTTGCGCGCAACTGGGCGGCGGCGCTGGCGCAGGCGGAAGCCTTGGGAGCCAGCCTGGGGCCGGTCTTGCGGGCGCAAGCGGCGCAGTGCCGCAGCGAGCGGCATATGCGTGCGGAGCAACTGGCCATGCAGGCGCCGGTAAAGATGCTGTTGCCTTTGATCGGCTGCATCTTTCCGTGCACGTTCATCGTGCTGGCCTTTCCCATCGCGGTCCAATTGCTGCAAAGCGTGCAATGA
- a CDS encoding type II secretion system F family protein: MIWLAAAAAMLCAGLLAWRAQSWFAPALRRYREVYTQEAGVRLSEVFLFIDPAQLWVGAVGCGVVAAGVAFSATGSGLVAALFAVLASRVPRMVVDGLRRRRARRFEEQLPMALLMLASALRAGVALTTGLRHVVDQSGAPLAQEFGLILREQRLGVSWDTALDNLHTRMPADSTSLVVAAMRIAAKTGGNLAEALESIAQTLRARLQLQAKLLALTSQGRLQAWIVGALPLALLAVLDRLEPEIMGLLWHTPMGWGVLAIVAVLETAGVLLIRRVMRIDI; this comes from the coding sequence GTGATCTGGCTCGCGGCGGCGGCCGCCATGCTGTGCGCCGGCCTGCTGGCGTGGCGCGCGCAGAGCTGGTTCGCGCCCGCGCTTCGGCGATATCGCGAGGTCTACACCCAGGAAGCGGGTGTGCGGCTAAGCGAGGTGTTCCTGTTCATCGATCCCGCGCAGTTGTGGGTGGGCGCCGTGGGCTGCGGGGTGGTGGCGGCGGGGGTGGCCTTCTCGGCGACCGGCAGCGGCCTGGTGGCGGCGCTGTTTGCCGTGCTGGCATCGCGCGTGCCGCGGATGGTCGTGGATGGACTGCGGCGTCGGCGCGCCCGGCGCTTCGAGGAGCAACTGCCCATGGCCCTGCTGATGCTCGCCTCCGCGTTGCGCGCCGGCGTGGCATTGACGACCGGGCTGCGGCATGTGGTTGACCAGAGCGGGGCGCCGCTCGCGCAGGAGTTCGGCTTGATCCTGCGCGAGCAGCGGCTGGGGGTCTCCTGGGATACCGCGCTCGATAACCTGCATACGAGGATGCCCGCCGATTCGACGTCGCTGGTCGTGGCGGCCATGCGCATCGCTGCCAAGACGGGCGGCAACCTGGCGGAGGCCCTCGAAAGCATTGCCCAGACATTGCGGGCTCGCCTGCAGTTGCAGGCCAAATTGCTGGCGCTGACCTCGCAGGGACGGCTGCAGGCCTGGATCGTGGGCGCGCTGCCCTTGGCGCTGCTGGCGGTGCTTGACCGGCTGGAGCCGGAAATCATGGGGCTGCTCTGGCACACGCCCATGGGGTGGGGCGTGCTGGCGATCGTGGCGGTGCTGGAGACCGCAGGCGTGTTGCTGATCCGGCGCGTCATGCGGATCGATATCTGA